From Sphingopyxis sp. USTB-05, the proteins below share one genomic window:
- the recN gene encoding DNA repair protein RecN, with amino-acid sequence MLTALSIANIVLIERLDLDFEAGLGVLTGETGAGKSILLDALGLALGARADSALVRQGTDKAQVTASFAAPASGTKLASLLSENEIALEAGEPLLIRRTLKADGGSRAFLNDQPCSAALLREVGGHLVEIHGQHDDRGLLAPAGHRALLDAYARADTRGVAAAHATWRAAEDHLAAARAAISEAERDREWLEHCVAELQALAPQAGEDAELSEARAAMQKGEKVAGDLGAIMEAFEGSDSGPAQLRGAARRLDRLAGDHPLLAEALAGLDRAIIEADEAEAKLHEAARAMEYDPERLEATETRLFELRAMARKHNVQPDALAELAGTLAARLDAIEGGSAGLAKLEAAVAESAAAYTHAATALSDQRAKAATRLDAAVAGELVPLKLDAARFQTLVERVPADRWGADGMDRVEFLISTNPGAPFAPLAKIASGGELSRFILALKVALAEEGGADTIIFDEIDRGVGGAVASAIGERLARLAKGAGDGAGKQLLAVTHSPQVAAKGAAHFIIAKSSEGVVTRTSVHQLDEAGRREEIARMLSGAEVTVEARAQAERLLETAV; translated from the coding sequence GTGCTGACCGCTTTGTCCATCGCCAATATCGTTCTGATCGAACGGCTCGACCTCGATTTCGAGGCCGGGCTGGGCGTGCTGACTGGCGAGACCGGGGCGGGCAAGTCGATCCTGCTCGACGCGCTCGGCCTCGCGCTGGGCGCGCGCGCTGATAGCGCGCTCGTGCGTCAGGGTACCGACAAGGCGCAGGTCACGGCCAGTTTTGCCGCGCCCGCATCGGGAACGAAGCTCGCTTCGCTGCTCTCCGAGAATGAGATCGCGTTGGAGGCTGGGGAGCCGCTGCTGATCCGCCGCACGCTGAAGGCGGACGGCGGCAGCCGAGCGTTCCTGAACGATCAGCCTTGTTCGGCAGCGCTGCTGCGCGAAGTCGGCGGCCATCTCGTCGAAATTCACGGTCAGCACGACGACCGGGGCCTGCTCGCCCCCGCAGGGCACCGCGCGCTGCTCGATGCCTATGCACGCGCCGATACCCGCGGCGTTGCAGCGGCCCATGCAACATGGCGCGCCGCCGAGGACCACCTCGCCGCCGCGCGCGCGGCTATTTCCGAAGCCGAACGCGACCGCGAGTGGCTCGAACATTGCGTCGCCGAATTGCAGGCGCTCGCGCCGCAAGCTGGCGAGGATGCCGAACTCTCCGAAGCACGCGCTGCGATGCAAAAGGGCGAGAAGGTCGCAGGCGACCTCGGCGCGATCATGGAGGCGTTCGAGGGTAGCGACAGCGGTCCCGCGCAGCTTCGCGGCGCGGCGCGGCGGCTCGACCGGCTTGCGGGCGATCATCCCTTGCTCGCCGAAGCACTCGCCGGTCTTGATCGCGCTATCATCGAGGCCGACGAAGCGGAGGCCAAGCTCCACGAAGCCGCGCGCGCCATGGAATATGATCCCGAACGGTTAGAGGCGACGGAAACACGGCTGTTCGAACTCCGCGCGATGGCGCGCAAGCATAATGTCCAGCCCGACGCCCTTGCCGAACTCGCCGGCACGCTCGCGGCAAGGCTCGATGCGATCGAAGGCGGCAGCGCGGGGCTCGCCAAACTGGAAGCCGCGGTCGCCGAAAGCGCGGCTGCCTACACACACGCGGCGACGGCTCTGTCCGACCAGCGCGCTAAGGCAGCAACCCGGCTCGACGCCGCGGTCGCGGGCGAACTTGTGCCCCTCAAGCTTGATGCGGCGCGTTTCCAGACTCTTGTCGAACGCGTTCCCGCCGATCGTTGGGGCGCCGACGGCATGGACCGCGTCGAATTTCTCATCTCTACCAACCCCGGCGCGCCCTTCGCGCCGCTCGCCAAGATCGCCTCGGGCGGTGAACTTTCGCGCTTCATCCTCGCGCTGAAAGTCGCGCTCGCCGAAGAGGGCGGGGCCGACACGATCATCTTTGACGAAATCGATCGCGGCGTCGGCGGCGCAGTCGCCAGCGCGATCGGCGAACGGCTGGCAAGGTTGGCCAAGGGAGCGGGAGACGGAGCGGGCAAGCAGCTTCTTGCCGTAACGCACAGCCCACAGGTGGCGGCCAAGGGCGCCGCGCATTTCATCATCGCCAAGTCGAGCGAAGGCGTGGTTACGCGCACCAGCGTGCACCAACTCGACGAAGCGGGCCGCCGCGAGGAAATCGCCCGCATGCTCTCAGGCGCCGAGGTGACCGTGGAGGCACGAGCGCAGGCCGAGAGGCTGTTGGAGACGGCGGTATGA
- a CDS encoding outer membrane protein assembly factor BamD: protein MTHPSSSRARAFRVSPRLLAAALAITPMLAACAGGGNVKKDTRYVARDVNTLYRAAQDRLERRQYGLAAALFDEVERQHPYSPWARRAQLMSSFSYYMDREYTPAIEAAQRFLAIHPGNKDAPYAYYLIGLSYYEQISDVTRDQKITQQAQNALGEVIRRYPDSRYASDARLKVDLVQDHLAGKEMEIGRFYQRSSNWLAASIRFREVVDKYQTTSHAPEALYRLTESYLALGIPAEAKKSAAVLGANYPGNEWYQRAYKLMQKNAPSA, encoded by the coding sequence ATGACTCATCCTTCTTCCTCGCGCGCGCGCGCTTTCCGTGTGTCGCCGCGCCTGCTCGCCGCAGCACTTGCGATTACCCCCATGCTGGCGGCCTGTGCCGGGGGCGGCAATGTGAAGAAAGACACGCGTTACGTCGCGCGTGACGTCAACACGCTGTACCGCGCGGCACAGGACCGGCTCGAACGCCGCCAGTACGGACTGGCTGCAGCGCTGTTCGACGAGGTCGAGCGTCAGCATCCCTATTCACCCTGGGCGCGCCGCGCGCAGCTGATGAGCTCGTTCAGCTATTATATGGACCGCGAATATACCCCGGCGATCGAGGCGGCGCAGCGCTTCCTCGCGATCCACCCGGGCAACAAGGACGCGCCCTACGCTTATTATCTGATCGGCCTCAGCTATTATGAGCAGATCAGCGACGTGACCCGCGACCAGAAAATCACCCAGCAGGCGCAGAACGCGCTTGGCGAAGTGATCCGCCGCTACCCCGACAGCCGCTATGCATCCGACGCGCGCCTTAAGGTGGACTTGGTGCAGGATCACCTCGCGGGCAAGGAAATGGAAATCGGCCGTTTCTACCAGCGCAGCTCGAACTGGCTCGCGGCGTCGATCCGTTTTCGCGAGGTCGTCGACAAATATCAGACGACCAGCCACGCGCCCGAGGCGCTCTATCGCTTGACCGAATCCTATCTCGCGCTCGGCATCCCTGCCGAGGCGAAGAAATCGGCTGCGGTGCTCGGCGCCAACTATCCGGGCAATGAATGGTATCAGCGCGCTTACAAGCTGATGCAGAAGAACGCGCCGAGCGCCTGA
- a CDS encoding helix-turn-helix transcriptional regulator, protein MVEYDSHALDTIFHALGDATRRAMLGELAAGERTVGELAEPFAMSLAAASKHIKVLENAGMVRRNVRGRTHVCSLDPVPLMSADQWIGVYRRFWTDRIDTLERLLRAEDASPPPPKKPLPGKEGEK, encoded by the coding sequence ATGGTTGAATATGATTCGCACGCTCTCGACACGATCTTCCACGCCCTCGGCGATGCAACGCGCCGCGCGATGTTGGGCGAACTCGCCGCCGGTGAACGGACGGTGGGTGAACTCGCGGAGCCCTTCGCCATGTCGCTCGCCGCGGCATCGAAACATATCAAGGTGCTGGAAAATGCGGGGATGGTCCGCCGCAACGTGCGCGGCCGCACCCATGTCTGCAGTCTCGACCCCGTACCGCTTATGAGCGCCGATCAGTGGATCGGCGTTTACCGCCGCTTCTGGACCGACCGGATCGACACCCTCGAACGACTTTTGCGCGCGGAGGACGCCTCGCCCCCTCCGCCCAAGAAACCCCTCCCCGGGAAAGAAGGAGAAAAGTGA
- a CDS encoding putative quinol monooxygenase, translated as MDRREHLAAMLAMAAALFPATKLRALEAKMEEADPQYGLLGQMMAQPGKRAELVAILAEGTGEMPGNTAYLIGEDSANADAIWIVELWDSKEAHAASLQLPAVQAAIKKGRPLIAGFGTRAEFKPVAKAGA; from the coding sequence ATGGACCGGCGCGAACATCTCGCCGCAATGCTGGCGATGGCGGCTGCCTTGTTCCCCGCCACGAAACTCCGTGCTCTGGAGGCAAAGATGGAAGAAGCCGATCCGCAATATGGCCTGCTCGGCCAGATGATGGCGCAGCCCGGCAAGCGCGCCGAACTCGTCGCGATCCTCGCCGAAGGGACCGGCGAGATGCCTGGAAATACGGCCTATCTGATCGGCGAAGACAGCGCGAACGCCGACGCGATCTGGATCGTCGAGCTGTGGGATAGCAAGGAGGCGCACGCCGCCTCGCTGCAACTGCCCGCCGTGCAGGCGGCGATTAAAAAAGGTCGCCCGCTAATCGCAGGATTTGGTACTCGCGCCGAATTCAAGCCGGTGGCAAAGGCCGGTGCATGA
- a CDS encoding GNAT family N-acetyltransferase, with the protein MTASHPLDRPVWSMLTGRQAHLAEGDARAVRIDRGYGVFGAAPDTGAKALAALAALVPDDGEIWIVEGEPWPVPAGTREVKRAVLAQMIAEGPPPVARDGEPEIVALGDDDAPEMAALAEHAKPGPWGPKTHLYGPFFGIRENGRLLAMAGQRILVPGMAEVSGVATWEDCRGRGLARALIGHVMRKMVARGEQPFLHSYADNAGAIALYETLGFRIRREVHVLAIAK; encoded by the coding sequence ATGACCGCGTCGCACCCGCTCGACCGTCCGGTATGGAGCATGCTTACCGGCCGGCAGGCGCATCTTGCGGAGGGCGATGCACGCGCGGTGCGGATCGATCGCGGCTATGGCGTTTTCGGAGCGGCCCCCGATACCGGCGCCAAAGCTCTCGCCGCGCTTGCTGCACTCGTCCCGGATGACGGAGAAATCTGGATCGTCGAGGGAGAGCCTTGGCCGGTACCGGCCGGCACGCGCGAAGTGAAGCGTGCGGTGCTCGCGCAGATGATCGCCGAGGGCCCGCCGCCCGTGGCGCGCGATGGTGAGCCCGAAATCGTTGCGCTGGGCGATGACGACGCCCCCGAAATGGCGGCGCTCGCCGAGCATGCAAAGCCTGGACCATGGGGTCCCAAGACGCATCTTTATGGTCCCTTCTTTGGAATCCGCGAGAACGGCCGCCTGCTCGCGATGGCGGGGCAGCGCATCCTGGTTCCCGGAATGGCGGAAGTCAGCGGCGTTGCGACATGGGAGGATTGCCGTGGCCGGGGGCTGGCGCGCGCGCTGATCGGTCACGTCATGCGCAAGATGGTCGCCCGCGGCGAACAGCCTTTCCTGCACAGCTATGCGGACAATGCGGGCGCGATCGCGCTCTATGAAACGCTCGGTTTCCGGATCCGGCGCGAAGTGCATGTGCTGGCTATTGCGAAATGA
- a CDS encoding SRPBCC family protein, whose product MTTMLTDDNYGVLTEPATLTIERLLPGPVERVWSYLTDGDLRRQWLAAGAMEHMVGAPVELVWRNDELTDPPGERPEGFGDEHRMTCEVLAIDPRRLLSISWGNTGGVTFTLEEKGNEVLLTIVHKRVEDPSVLLNVSAGWHSHIDVLEAKMRGMAATPHWDNFSQLRGVYAERLFG is encoded by the coding sequence ATGACGACGATGCTGACCGACGACAATTACGGCGTGCTCACCGAGCCCGCGACGCTGACCATCGAACGCCTGCTTCCTGGCCCGGTCGAGCGCGTCTGGTCGTACCTGACCGATGGCGACCTGCGCCGCCAATGGCTCGCCGCGGGTGCGATGGAGCACATGGTCGGCGCGCCTGTCGAGTTGGTCTGGCGTAACGACGAGTTGACCGACCCGCCAGGCGAACGTCCCGAGGGCTTTGGCGACGAACACCGGATGACGTGCGAAGTCCTCGCGATCGACCCACGACGCCTCCTGTCGATCAGTTGGGGCAACACTGGCGGCGTGACTTTCACGCTCGAAGAAAAGGGCAACGAGGTTTTGCTGACGATCGTCCACAAACGCGTCGAGGATCCCTCGGTTCTGCTCAACGTCAGCGCGGGCTGGCACAGCCACATCGATGTGCTCGAAGCAAAGATGCGCGGAATGGCAGCGACGCCGCACTGGGACAATTTCTCGCAGTTGCGTGGTGTTTACGCCGAGCGCTTGTTCGGCTGA
- a CDS encoding nucleoside deaminase — MTDDNEIFLREAIALAYANAEKGGRPFGAVIVRDGQVVARGVNEILATGDPTSHAELNAIRLASQSLGADLSGCKVFASGHPCPMCMAAMRLAGIATVTYAYSNEDGAPYGLSTAAIYDDLARPFAEQSMEIRHLPVRNENKPDLYADWRQRQG, encoded by the coding sequence ATGACGGACGACAATGAAATCTTTCTGCGCGAGGCGATCGCGCTCGCCTATGCCAATGCCGAAAAAGGCGGCCGCCCGTTCGGCGCGGTGATCGTCCGCGACGGTCAGGTCGTCGCGCGCGGTGTGAACGAGATATTGGCGACCGGCGATCCGACTTCGCATGCCGAACTGAACGCGATCCGGCTCGCGAGCCAATCGCTGGGAGCTGACCTCAGCGGCTGCAAGGTTTTCGCCAGCGGCCACCCCTGTCCGATGTGCATGGCGGCAATGCGTCTCGCGGGCATCGCTACGGTAACCTATGCCTATTCGAACGAGGATGGCGCGCCTTACGGGCTCTCGACAGCGGCGATCTATGATGATCTCGCCAGGCCCTTTGCCGAACAGTCGATGGAAATCCGTCACCTGCCGGTCCGCAACGAGAACAAGCCCGACCTCTACGCCGACTGGCGGCAGCGGCAGGGTTGA
- the pnp gene encoding polyribonucleotide nucleotidyltransferase encodes MFDVKKVSIEWGGETLTLETGKVARQADGAVMATLGETVVLCAVTAAKSVKDGQDFFPLTVHYQEKYSAAGRIPGGFFKRERGATEKETLVSRLIDRPIRPLFPEGFYNEINAIAQVLSYDGHNEPDILAMVAASAALTISGVPFMGPIGAARVGYVDGEYILNPTDAQVAEGDLDLVVAATYDAVMMVESEANELSEEIMLGAVLFAHDACKEIVKAIVKLAEQAAKDPWEVAAGDDNAAIKDKLKKLIGKDIAAAYKLTDKSARSNALNEARAKAKESFVADGLSPQDVMAGIKLTKKLEAEIVRGAILKDGKRIDGRTTTQIRPIVAETHFLPRAHGSALFTRGETQTIATATLGTKDAEQMIDGLNGLSYQNFMLHYNFPPYSVGEVGRFGAPGRREVGHGKLAWRALHPVLPTKDEFPYTIRLTSDITESNGSSSMASVCGGSLAMMDAGVPIKRPVSGIAMGLILEGKDYAILSDILGDEDHLGDMDFKVAGTSEGITTMQMDIKIAGITREIFEAALNQAKEGRAHILGEMNKALGETRSELSAHAPRIETMQIDKSKIRDVIGTGGKVIREIVATTGAKVDIDDEGLIKISSSDLTQIEAARKWISGIVEEAEVGKIYDGKVVNLVDFGAFVNFMGGKDGLVHVSEIANERVEKVADVLSEGQEVKVKVLEIDQRGKVRLSMRVVNQETGEELEDTRPPREPRGDRGPRRDGGDRGDRGPRGGGGRDRDRGPRRDGGGDRGPRRERSEGPEDQGHVPDFLKD; translated from the coding sequence TATTCGGCCGCCGGCCGCATCCCGGGCGGCTTCTTCAAGCGCGAACGCGGCGCGACCGAAAAGGAAACGCTTGTCAGCCGCCTGATCGACCGTCCGATCCGCCCGCTGTTCCCCGAAGGTTTCTACAACGAAATCAACGCCATCGCTCAGGTTCTGAGCTATGACGGCCACAACGAGCCCGACATCCTCGCGATGGTCGCCGCTTCGGCCGCGCTCACCATCTCGGGCGTGCCCTTCATGGGCCCGATCGGCGCCGCGCGCGTCGGTTATGTCGACGGCGAATATATCCTGAACCCGACCGACGCACAGGTTGCCGAGGGCGACCTCGATCTCGTCGTCGCCGCCACCTATGACGCCGTTATGATGGTTGAATCCGAAGCCAATGAGCTGTCGGAAGAAATCATGCTCGGCGCCGTCCTGTTCGCGCACGACGCGTGCAAGGAAATCGTCAAGGCGATCGTCAAGCTCGCCGAACAGGCTGCCAAGGATCCGTGGGAAGTCGCCGCAGGCGACGACAATGCTGCGATCAAGGACAAGCTGAAGAAGCTGATCGGCAAGGACATTGCCGCCGCCTACAAGCTGACCGACAAGTCGGCCCGCTCGAACGCGCTCAACGAAGCGCGTGCGAAGGCGAAGGAATCGTTCGTCGCCGACGGCCTGTCGCCGCAGGACGTTATGGCCGGCATCAAGCTGACCAAGAAGCTCGAAGCCGAAATCGTTCGCGGCGCCATCCTCAAGGACGGCAAGCGCATCGACGGCCGCACGACGACGCAGATCCGTCCGATCGTTGCCGAAACGCACTTCCTGCCGCGCGCGCACGGCTCGGCGCTGTTCACGCGTGGCGAGACCCAGACGATTGCGACCGCGACGCTGGGCACCAAGGATGCGGAGCAGATGATCGACGGCCTCAACGGCCTGTCGTACCAGAACTTCATGCTGCATTATAACTTCCCGCCCTATTCGGTCGGTGAAGTCGGCCGCTTCGGCGCGCCGGGCCGCCGCGAAGTCGGTCATGGCAAGCTGGCATGGCGCGCGCTGCACCCCGTGCTGCCGACGAAGGACGAATTCCCCTACACGATCCGCCTGACCAGCGACATCACCGAGTCGAACGGCTCGTCGTCGATGGCGTCGGTTTGCGGCGGTTCGCTCGCGATGATGGACGCCGGCGTGCCGATCAAGCGCCCCGTCTCGGGCATCGCGATGGGCCTGATCCTCGAAGGCAAGGACTATGCGATCCTGTCGGACATCCTGGGCGATGAAGACCATCTTGGCGACATGGACTTCAAGGTTGCGGGCACGTCCGAAGGCATCACCACGATGCAGATGGACATCAAGATCGCGGGCATCACGCGCGAGATCTTCGAGGCCGCGCTCAATCAGGCCAAGGAAGGTCGCGCGCACATCCTCGGTGAGATGAACAAGGCGCTCGGCGAAACCCGCAGCGAATTGTCGGCGCACGCGCCGCGCATCGAGACGATGCAGATCGACAAGTCGAAGATCCGCGACGTCATCGGTACCGGCGGCAAGGTGATCCGCGAGATCGTCGCGACCACCGGCGCCAAGGTCGACATCGACGACGAAGGTCTGATCAAGATCTCGTCGAGCGACCTCACGCAGATCGAAGCGGCGCGCAAGTGGATCAGCGGCATCGTCGAGGAAGCCGAAGTCGGCAAGATCTATGACGGCAAGGTCGTCAACCTGGTCGATTTCGGTGCGTTCGTGAATTTCATGGGCGGCAAGGACGGTCTCGTCCACGTCAGCGAAATCGCCAACGAGCGCGTCGAGAAGGTGGCCGACGTCCTGTCCGAAGGCCAGGAAGTCAAGGTCAAGGTCCTCGAGATCGACCAGCGCGGCAAGGTTCGCCTGTCGATGCGCGTCGTGAACCAGGAAACCGGCGAAGAACTCGAAGATACCCGCCCGCCGCGCGAACCGCGCGGTGATCGTGGCCCGCGTCGGGACGGCGGCGACCGTGGCGATCGCGGCCCGCGTGGCGGCGGTGGTCGTGACCGCGATCGTGGCCCGCGCCGCGACGGCGGTGGTGACCGCGGTCCGCGCCGCGAACGCAGCGAAGGCCCGGAAGATCAGGGTCACGTGCCCGACTTCCTGAAGGACTAA
- a CDS encoding peptidylprolyl isomerase encodes MLTTLISALALAAQSAPVPPQATQLPPPVPTVPAPVTPVVEADTRPYVALVTDLGTITVRIENKRAPITAGNFLRYVDAKRMDGFKFYRSTKSWGPANQLIQAGNRGDARKNFPPIAHEPTKVSGLTNCKGALSMARLNPGDATSDFFLLLSDIKGFDSDAPGGDGAGFAVFGEIISGADIAEQIFNAPISPTAGEGVMVGQMLDPQVTIKTARRVPAPAGAPQGCVVKAP; translated from the coding sequence ATGCTGACCACGCTTATATCCGCGCTCGCGCTCGCCGCCCAATCCGCCCCCGTTCCGCCGCAGGCGACGCAATTGCCCCCGCCGGTCCCGACGGTGCCCGCGCCCGTTACGCCCGTAGTTGAGGCGGATACGCGGCCCTATGTCGCACTCGTCACCGATCTCGGCACGATCACCGTGCGGATCGAAAACAAGCGTGCGCCGATCACCGCCGGAAATTTCCTGCGCTATGTCGATGCAAAACGGATGGACGGGTTCAAATTCTATCGCTCGACCAAAAGCTGGGGACCCGCGAACCAACTGATCCAGGCCGGCAATCGCGGCGACGCGCGCAAGAATTTCCCGCCGATCGCGCATGAGCCGACGAAGGTCAGCGGGCTGACGAATTGCAAGGGCGCGCTATCGATGGCGCGGCTCAACCCCGGCGATGCGACGAGCGACTTCTTCCTGCTGCTATCCGACATCAAGGGTTTCGACAGCGACGCACCCGGCGGCGACGGCGCGGGCTTTGCCGTGTTCGGCGAAATCATCTCGGGCGCCGACATTGCTGAGCAGATTTTCAACGCCCCGATCTCCCCGACGGCGGGCGAAGGTGTGATGGTCGGCCAGATGCTCGACCCGCAAGTGACAATCAAAACCGCGCGCCGCGTGCCTGCACCCGCTGGCGCGCCGCAAGGCTGCGTCGTCAAGGCGCCGTAA
- a CDS encoding acyl-CoA thioester hydrolase/BAAT C-terminal domain-containing protein → MTEQVRGMEQFGGAAEENAAARIDSWPKIVAFLNAELEPKRMPDDGRQ, encoded by the coding sequence ATGACCGAGCAGGTCAGGGGAATGGAGCAGTTCGGGGGAGCGGCGGAGGAGAACGCCGCTGCGCGTATCGACAGCTGGCCGAAAATTGTGGCATTCCTGAACGCCGAACTCGAACCGAAACGAATGCCGGATGACGGACGACAATGA